One Brassica oleracea var. oleracea cultivar TO1000 unplaced genomic scaffold, BOL UnpScaffold00971, whole genome shotgun sequence DNA segment encodes these proteins:
- the LOC106320596 gene encoding uncharacterized protein LOC106320596, whose translation MDCSCRTRPSSLLISSEPSLRFPPSNLSLLVPKEAKLVKQQRMVVRSCSSGSAQNGDVDGFSLKPNKLFVQEAIGAEYGEGFETFRQDGPLKVDVDFWNEKLQDGFLQRIRYAMKPDEAYGLIFSWDNVVADTRSLKLDAWKQLAAEEGKEIAEENDIQRLMLYAGADHVLSKVLFWEKTQSKIDTLKLKLSEIYYDNLLRLTEPKEGLKDWLDAVTNARIPCAVVSNLDRKNMMNALERMGLQNYFQAVVSEEDGMESIAHRFLSAAVKLDRKPSKCVVFEDDPRGITAAHNCTMMAIGLIGAHRAYDLVQADLAVGNFYELSVINLRRLFANKGSTFMEHEKQIIEKSPPKRKLTIDTIF comes from the exons ATGGACTGCTCATGCAGAACTCGCCCTTCCTCTCTCCTCATCTCTTCCGAACCGTCTCTTCGCTTCCCTCCCTCGAATCTCAGCTTACTG GTGCCCAAAGAAGCGAAGCTGGTGAAGCAGCAGCGAATGGTAGTGAGGAGTTGTTCTTCTGGGTCTGCTCAAAACGGCGACGTTGATGGGTTTTCTTTAAAGCCAAACAAACTCTTTGTGCAAGAG GCGATTGGAGCTGAGTATGGAGAAGGGTTTGAGACTTTTAGGCAGGATGGTCCTCTTAAAGTCGATGTG GATTTCTGGAATGAGAAACTGCAAGATGGGTTTCTTCAAAGGATACGTTACGCAATGAAACCAGATGAAGCCTATGGACTTATCTTCTCTTGGGACAATGTCGTG GCTGATACTCGAAGTTTGAAGTTGGATGCTTGGAAGCAGCTAGCTGCCGAAGAAG GAAAAGAAATTGCGGAGGAGAATGACATTCAAAGACTGATGCTTTATGCTGGCGCTGACCATGTGCTTAGTAAG GTCTTGTTTTGGGAAAAGACGCAAAGCAAGATCGATACATTGAAACTCAAGCTATCAGAAATATACTATGATAATCTTCTCAGG CTCACAGAACCAAAGGAAGGACTTAAAGATTGGCTCGACGCTGTCACAAATGCTCGCATTCCCTGTGCTGTTGTCTCAAATCTTGATCGAAAGAACATGATGAATGCTCTTGAACGGATGGGGCTTCAAAACTATTTCCAG GCTGTGGTTTCCGAGGAAGATGGTATGGAATCTATAGCTCATAGGTTTCTTTCTGCTGCTGTGAAG TTGGATAGAAAACCTTCCAAATGTGTTGTGTTTGAGGATGATCCAAGGGGTATAACAGCTGCTCATAACTGTACTATGATGGCGATTGGATTAATCGGTGCTCATAGAGC GTATGATCTGGTTCAGGCTGATCTTGCTGTTGGAAACTTTTACGAGCTATCAGTGATAAACCTCAGAAGGTTATTTGCAAACAAAGGCTCTACATTCATGGAGCACGAGAAGCAAATCATAGAAAAATCGCCGCCCAAAAGAAAGCTAACCATTGATACCATATTCTAA